In the Methanofastidiosum sp. genome, TTAGATTATTTTTATATTGAATTTTTTCATCAAGTTCCAATCTTTTTTCAATTAAAGAAGAGTTAGTTTCTTGAAGGATTGTATAAGATTCTGTTATTTTACCTTCTAGCTCATAATTTGATTTCAATTGTACGTTTAATTTTTGTGTTTCAGACATAAACATCAATGAAAAAAATAAAATACCCACTAATAAAAAAAGAATAATAGAAAATCTTTTCCCCATATATTTTTGTATCTTGAATCTATATTTAAGAATTCCTTAAATCAAATATAAAATTTATTTAATAATTAATTATTTTTAAAATACATAAGTTTCTGTGTGATATATTCAATCAGAACCGATTATTTTTCTTGCAGCCATTGTTAGTGGATCTAAAGCACTTGAGATTGGTGGAGCATAGGAAGTTTCAGAAGTTGCAACTTGATGTACAGTTGTTTTTCTACCTATTAAAAGGGACATAGCATCAATTCTCCCTTTAACTCCTTCTTTTGAAATAACTTGTGCGCCAATGACCCTGTAATCGCTGTCTGATAGAATCTTAACATAGATATCTTCTCCCCTTGGGTAATACTTGGCCCTTGTTAACCCTTTAGCATTACCTTCTATTGGAATAATTCCGTATTCAAGTGCTTTTTCTTTTGTAACTCCTACTGTACCAACTTCTAATTCACCAATAACTGCAATACTCGGGCTTGATATTGGTCCAAAAATAGAGTTTTTACCTAGTATATTATCTGCCACTACGACACCTTGACGGATTGCTGTCGACCCCAATGCACTAATTGTAGATTTATGGGTAATAATATCTGTAACTTCAACACAATTGCCACAAGCATACACATTCTTAACAAATTTACCTTTTCTTTTTACCCTTAGCGAAGCATCAGTAACTATCCCGCCCGTGCTACCAGTTTCAATGCTTGCGTTCTTTGCTAATTCAACATTTGGTCTGACCCCTACAGACACGAGAACTAAATCTGTTTCGAACTCATTTCCATTGGCCTTCACATGGTTTACTTTTTTCTCGCCCAAAATAGAAGAAGCGGTTGTAGATGTGTGGATTTTCATATTTAAAGGAGATAAATAGTCTTCCACAATATTGCTCATGTCTTTATCTAGCATGTTTGGGAGAACCCGATCTTTCATTTCAATAATTCTTGATTTAAGGCCTTTTTTTAGAAAGGCGTGGGCCATCTCAAGGCCAATTGCACCGGCACCTATAATAGTTGGAGATTTTGTATTTTTCAATGAATTTGAAATTTTCAAGGCATCCTCTAATGAATTTAAAAAATATACGCCATCAAGATCTATTCCTGGTACTGGTGGTATTATTGGTTTTGCACCACTAGCTATAACCAATATATCATATTTTATTTTCTCATCGCCAAAAAAGACCTCACGGTCATCCAAATCTATTTTATTTACTGTAGTTTTATTTAAGATTTTAATATTCATTTCTTCATAGTACTTTATGTCCCTAAGAATAAGAGTCTCAAATGAATTTATCATTCCAGAAATTACAAACGGTATGCCACAGGGACTGTAAGCAAAATATTCACGATCAGTAATGACAGTTATTTCTATTTCTTTATTTTTTCGTCTAACTTGCGATGCAACGGGTAGCCCAGCAGCTCCAGCACCTATTACGACAAGGTGTTTTGGCATGTTTACTATAAACAAATAAAGACCTTTTAAAGTTAAGGTTTAGTATTTGTATAATTGCGGCCAGTTTTTAATATTTACTCATAAAACATTTCGTAATAAAACTATCAAAAAAATGCCGCCTGTATTTAGTACATACGAAACAATCCCAAAATGTTTCAGTTTTACCTCCTTAGACGAAGCAAGGATTGTGACTCCAATTTCATCGGGCAGTGGTGTTGCTATAAAAAAGGCACCTACAATGTATGCTAAATATTTTTGATATCTACGAGGAATTTTCTTTAAAGTAAAAAGGGATAATTTGTGATTTGAAAATTCTTCTATTTCATCAGCAAATGATATCCTAATAAAATGGAATATTATCATATC is a window encoding:
- a CDS encoding FAD-dependent oxidoreductase yields the protein MPKHLVVIGAGAAGLPVASQVRRKNKEIEITVITDREYFAYSPCGIPFVISGMINSFETLILRDIKYYEEMNIKILNKTTVNKIDLDDREVFFGDEKIKYDILVIASGAKPIIPPVPGIDLDGVYFLNSLEDALKISNSLKNTKSPTIIGAGAIGLEMAHAFLKKGLKSRIIEMKDRVLPNMLDKDMSNIVEDYLSPLNMKIHTSTTASSILGEKKVNHVKANGNEFETDLVLVSVGVRPNVELAKNASIETGSTGGIVTDASLRVKRKGKFVKNVYACGNCVEVTDIITHKSTISALGSTAIRQGVVVADNILGKNSIFGPISSPSIAVIGELEVGTVGVTKEKALEYGIIPIEGNAKGLTRAKYYPRGEDIYVKILSDSDYRVIGAQVISKEGVKGRIDAMSLLIGRKTTVHQVATSETSYAPPISSALDPLTMAARKIIGSD